ACCCCTCTAGTTGCTCcatatatatttcttcctcTAAGTCACTATGGAGGAAAGCAATCTTCACATCAAAGTGTTGAATCTCTAAATTCATACTGGCAACCAAACCCATGACAACTCTAATAGAAAACATTTTTACCATAGgcaaaaaaatttcttcaaaatcaatgtCTTTCTTCTAACTAAACCCCTTCACAACCAATCATGCATTTTATCTTGGTTGTGAGCTATTTGGCTCAATCTTCAATCTTCAATCTATTTATTCTTCAATGCTCTTTTACCCTTTGGTAATTTTACCAACTCATAGGTATTGTTCTCATGTAGGGATTTAatctcttcttgcattgttctcAACCACTAATTTTATAGATCGAGTTGCATAGCTTCTTGATAACATTCTACTCTCTCCCATCTAAAAGCAAAACATACTTAGCAGCAGAAAATCTAGTGGAATGCTGATGCTCTCTAGTAGATCTTCTTAACCAGTTTTCTGTAGATGGTTGTGAAGAAGGTTACTTTGCTTTTTGTTCTGATCTCATATCATAAATTTTAGGTTCACCATTTTCAACAGTATCGACTTGTTATTCTAATACATCTCTCCATGTTCATCATGCAtcataaaagaaggaaaaatagaatGCATATGAACAAGTTCTACATTGAAAGACTCAGGATTGTTACTCTAAGTCACATCTTATGGTTTGATcttcaaagaaaacaacatcaccattatttaatttattttttttttttaacttgatcCCACAATATGTaaccaaattatttatttccATAGCCTAGTAAGATGCACTGCTTGAATTTGCTATCAAGCTTGGATCTCTCATTTTTATGAACATGAACAAAATCTTTATAATCTAACACCCTTAAATGTTCAAGAGAGATATTTTTACCTGTCCAAACCCTTTTAAGAATGTCACCATCCAAAAGAATTGAAGGAAAAAGGTTAACTAAGTCAATTGCTCTCCTCATTGCCTCGTCCTAGAAGGAACCTAAAAGAAATTAGGCAATTTTGCTTGAGAGAGCATATACTTGATtctttcacaaattattttgttCATTCTCTCTACTACACTATTTTGCTATGGTGTCTTAGGAGCTATTTTCTCAAGCCTGATGTCTTGAATTCTACAATATTCTTTAAATGGTCCTCTGTACTCACCACCATTTTCTACCCAAACACATTTTAAATATCTTTCGGTTTCACTTTCAACTTTCACGTGTAGGGCCTTGAACACATCTAGCACTTGGTCTTTAGTTTTCCGTAAAAAAAACCAACACCTTTCTAGAGTGATCGTCAATAAAAGTAACAAAATAAAGTAAACCACCAAGATTTTTGGCATTTATAAGCAAACATCATTGTGAAATAAGTCAACAATATCACATTTTCTTGATggagaaaatttttgaaaacaaattctCCATTGCTTTCCCATAAGATAATGAGTATAGGGCATTAGTTGTGCACCTTTGATATTGGATAAGAGCTGCTTATTTGCAAGAATATGAAGTTCATTCTCACTAATGTAACCTAGCCTCTTATGCCATAGCTAAGTGGAGATTTCAATCTCAACAACAATAATGATATCTCTGTTGATCAACCTTGCATTTGTCTTGTAGAGAGTGTTGATCTTCTTTCCCCCGGCTAGCATAAGAAAACTCTTACTAAGTCTTTACTTTCCATCTCCAAAGTGATTATGTTAGTCTTCACCAtccaattttcaaattgaaatcaaattaaaatgcATATGAGGAACATGTTTGACATCTTTGAGAAGTAATTTGCACCCAATATTGGTTTCTAATTGTATATCTACTATGCCTAGAATTTGACATTTTGCTTCATTTCTCATCCTAACCCAACCAAAGTTACCACTGGTATAGGAAGAGAAGAAATCTCTGAGTGGGGCAATATGAAAAACTAATGTATCAATTATCCAAGTATAATCCTGACTAGCAACACTAGTATGTGCATCATTGCAAACAATGAACACATCAATAAGCATTTCTTTCCATTTTGCATTCAGCAAAAATCTATCCAGCCTTTCCTTCGTCAAGATATTTTCAAAATGTCTATTGCTCCATGTGAAAGGGTTTCTAACATAGCTTGCATCAAATAAGTTGTTACTTTCCATAGCACCTCGAAACTGAGCCATTTAGTTTTCTGCTCTCATCTTACCCCCTAATTTCTCATTGAGGCTaagatttcattaaagtctcctTCCACACACCAAGCTACTCCCTCTGTGGGTTTTATTCTAGCTAACAGCTCTCAAGAGAACCTTCTCTTAATAGTGTCAGGATACCCATAGAAACCCATAAAGACCCACACCCCGTTGTTGGCCTCTCTAACATTTGTACTCACAAACCAACGACAATAGGTTTGAGTCTCTACTTCCATACTGCCTCTCCAAAAGAGAGCTAGACCCCCACTCCTCCCATAGAATCAGTTGCAAAACATCCCTCCatccccaattttttttttaacactttcacTCTCCTTGCTTTTATCATGGTTTCCATAAGGAAAACCACTTTGGGCTTCTTTTCCTTAACCATATGGTGAAGGTCTTGAGCTGTCAAAGGATTCCTAAGTCCTtggcagttccaacttaagaGCTTCATAATGATTAGCGGGCTGTATAACAGCCTCTACCATAGAATCCTATCATCAAATTATCCTCCTCACCCACTTCCACCCTGGTCTTTTTCCCCTTCCTGCTCTTCAGATTTCCTTCTATCCCAATATATTTAGTAGATCTTTACAAAAGTACATCAAAGATAGGAGTCTTATCTGAAGGTTTAGTCCCTTTTGCCCTCCTGTTCTAGCTACCTCCCTTCAACTTTCTAGGCCTTTTTTCACTTTCCACCACTTCCCTCCTTGAATCATCTAACATGTTCTGCTCATTCTTCTCCTTCAGGACAGATCAAGACTCTTATCCCCAAGATTCAAACCCTCTCCCCTTATTCCCAGCCCCCCTCTACTACTTCCTCCCCTCTCCCTTCCTTCTCAACATGAGGCTCTCATACCTCAGCACTCCCTTCCCCCTCTACGCCATTACCTACCCCTTCCATTTCCACAGTTAGAATTCTTTTTAACTTATCCTTGGCCCTTTTTTCTCTATGCATCTTATTCTACTCCCTACTCCTCACTGAGTTTCAACGCATGCCTGCAGGTGCTCTCAACCAAGAGCCAAACTGAGCTGATACACCCTTCTCATATGGTTCATCTTGCTCCCCACCACCACATCCCTGCTTGTCATGGGAGATCCTTCCACATTGGAAGTAAATCTTAGGAAGTTTTTCATACTacattctttttccttcaaagcTCGTTGTTCTTCCTCGTACCAATGTCTTTCTTAAGTCACATTCCACCCTCACTCTAAGACATCGCCCTCATGCAATGTTTCCCTCACTATCATCCACTTAAACAACCCTTCCTATCAAGTTTCCAATCAATTCACCCATTCTCTGATTCATCCCACCTAGGGGAGATTATACAGTTGAATCCAAAATAATTCACTGGAAAAATCCAGTAAATAAGTCTAAGTCATTCCATCACACACCTTCAAAACGAATAGAGAATTGTCAAACAATCATGGACAACCATCCAACATTTTGTTTATGCCTCCCTAGTTAACGaatgtaattacaaaacaattcACACCAATTTCGTTGAATTCCATTTGTTTGTTTCTACATGTCAGACCTTCTCCATCATTGATCTCACTACCTCCTTTCTAATCATCTGTTCAGAGCAGATCTTCCCCACTAGACTCCTTTCTCCTTTCACCAATtggttttttctctttttcgttTTAAGTTCAATGAATCCCAATACTTGTCTAACCCCTCCATTACCTCCACTCCAACCACCGCAGTGGTCAATGCACCTCCTCCCTACTTCAATCGTAATGGTAGCAGACTTTCACTTCACCTTTATCGCCTACTAGAGATGATAGAGAAAAGACATTAGTTCTCACTTTTTCTCAAGCTATCTTACTTAGTAGTCAATAATGTTAAGACAACTAGCAAATGTGAGTCTAAATTATGCTCGTCAATTGCTCCATATTGGTGCCTTGTTGCATGTTGCAGCCAACAACACACAACTTTGGATTAACGTCAAAGCAGTAAGCATTTTTCTCTGGACGTTACGTGTCTGGTGTCCTAAATTTGAAGTGGCCTATTTGGGGTCAAGACATTCAATCAAATACAACGTAAATACCCTTGATAACCTGTACAAAATAATAACTATAAAAACCAACTCttcaaaagttttgaaaaacattaaagattgaataataataatataattacttttaattagttatttatttttaagaaattatttaaaacaatttgataaaaaaatcatttcttcaatatttaatatgggtatatttttgtCTTTCTTTAGAAATATTAGGGGTAATTTTGACTTTTCAAGATGAAATTGggtagattttaattttttaatttttcaataattcaaGAGGCTGATTGCTAAAATTAATAACTTAAATATTGATTATaaactaaataatatataatttgaggGGATTTATATACACATGACATAACCGAATCTCATTGGAGTTTGAAAAattcataaagaaaaatgataatttttaaattggGCTGATGGGATTgactttatttgtttttacttaAATGGTATTATTGGactatgttttatatatatatatatatatatatatataataggtattACTGGAACACTTGGCGTGAGGTGCAAGTGCCTTGGGCACGGCATAGTGGCTGACTGTAATCCAGGAGGACAGCACCCCCTACCACGTTTCTACTATAAATTAACTTATCATTAGACTCTACGCATAGGTTGTGACCTCGCTTCCATCCACTGAAAGTTCAGATTTTCGACTCTCAGAGGTAAAAGACAGATCCCTATTCTTCTAAGTTACATGCCTTTTTATTGTgctcagtttttattttctttttacagttaatttttttaacttggtTTGTGGATAATTGTCtgcatatataaattaatttaaaaaaaaaaatcaatgcatttgattttGACTCAGGAATATCTACCCAAAAGGACTTCATCAATTTTTACTACCTCCAAGCTCcattttcatacattttttacGCATTCAGAGATTATTCATCTTTCCAGATGAAGTTGCACCTATTTGCTGCAGCTATCAAGATTATATTTTTCCCCTAAAATGCTTACGTTAGTGTGCATGTCTATATGAGTCGAGAATTAACGTTGTAGTCACaaattgattttataaaaataaatttataaacagaagaaattattttatatcatttattatatttattttacaatataataTGTTACATCAACCTCCATCATTTTGTGaatttaaataaatcatttttctgtgtatatatacacacgtgTTTCTTTATCGGAACAATATAATTTATGTAGGTGTTTGAAATGAAATGTTTCAAGGTACGTGTGATTATGAGTTTCTCCTGTCCTTTCAACATCGTTTACCGTTCAAAGTGTTACATGCTGCACTTTTCCTTTTCGCTTCTGTGGCTACTTAAATCTAGCAAAACCTCAATCTCTTCCTGAAAATTATTCAACGTCCTGTCGATGTTCACTTAAATGTAATGCAGGTGTTCAAAAGATAGTTAGATTTTCAGCCATTAATTTGTAAGAATATCAAGCAAAGCCGGCAAAATGGAGGAATTAAAGATTGGAGTCGCAAAAGTGCCCAAGGTAATCGAGACCAAAGGAGACAACCTTCAGTTGGAACAAGATAGAACTGCAAAGGAAAACCAGGGGCCAGAACTTGAGGATTCCATAAGCAATGTTGTTGAAGAAGGCCGGCATATTACCAAGAAAGTAGATCGATTCTATGTAGTCAAGTTGTGGCCGCCAAATTTGGAAGCCAGAATCGGAGAGGCTGAAAAGCTTATCAAAAAGCTTAACCAAGATATTACTGAGTTCGCCAGGAAATTGGAAGATAACACGGTATGGGAATTCTTTACAATGATATCTTTAGTTTTAAAGCATGATAATTATGTAAGAGGTTGTGATTTTGGGTGAATTTTGTCAACAGCGTAATCGAAAAGCACTGATTTCTAAGCTGGAATGGCTTAAAAATGAAGATCGATATTTCAGAAAGAGTGTGGCCGACAAGAGGGAGAAAATGGATTTTCTTCGACTAGCTCTGGACAAGCTGTGTTTCGCAAATAATGCATACCGGGTGAGACCTACCAAATCGCGCTCTCCTGAAGGAGTGCTTGATATCTATGTAAGAATGAACGCCTAATAATCTACTCTTTCActtgatcttctttttttttttttttttttttttttttgggtcttcTGTTATCCTCGTTAATATTCTGATTTCTTGATTTAGGCCCTATTTAGATATAGAAATggtttatctcaacttatcttatcattataattttttaaattcctacatagaatataataaataattcaatttttttaaattttaaaataataataatgttaaaaaaataatattctaataatattttatttaacttttatatctactcaactcactatccaaacttgatcttaacaaaatttatatagcTCCATAAATCAATccattgagattaataaaaaaatagttcaaataaaaatggtttgagttaaaatgttttttagtgttttaggaaatgagagagtaaaagttgaataagatattattagaatattattttttaatattattattgttttgaaatttgaaataattatattgttttttatactttatttgaaagtttgagaaagttgttcTAATTAgacaataattaaataaaaaagttgaagatttgaaattgaaaaatacttatatttaTAGTGTTGAGATATTGAAATGAGATAGAATTATATGGATACTTCTCTTTATCCAAACCTGGCTCTTAACGTCTACCAATAAATTTACTAGGactattataaatattgtgatatCCATTTCATGCATCTATTTCTCTTGTTCTAGGTCCTAAAGTTTGATCAAGAACTCTATATAGGCTGCGTTTGGATATTGTGATGATTTCAGATGATCTAAGTTGAtctgttaataataatattttgtgagtctcattgatatatatttgaatgtatgaaatagattgagatatatttaactttttataaaaatttaaaataataattgattTCATTAATAATTGATTTGAAATAGGTTGTGATAGTTTCTAACCCAAACATACCTAAAGAATCTAATACaagaatatttatcttttatttcatttccttcCTCATTCGCTCTCTCTGTTTCAACCCACTTAGAAGGGAGAACTTGATCTCCTTCAACTAGCTCTAGAGAAGCTGTATTCTGAACGCAATGATTACAAGCAAAGAGCTCCTAATTCGTTTTCAACATCACATGAGCTTGATAAGCATGTAAGAATCAACACTAAACTATCGAGTGCCATGCCTTttgataaatttcttttttttacttatttttatttcctaGTTCTCTTGGCTTTTCTCCCCTTGTTGAGATGATTACAGAAATTGCATTTTCGGATGCTGCATGGAACCAACAATTTGGCAGAGGAAAAGCAACTGCTAAAAGAAATATATGGAAGCCGACAGAAAACCATCAGTTCATGTTTTCCATTGAAGGAGCTTGACGATGCTGTaagtttaaaatgaaatatttagccATCACGACTAATTCTCTTGTTTGTATTTCATTGAACATCTGATTTTTACTTTCAATTTTGTTGGATTTTCTGGGAGTACCGTTGAAGCAGATATGGTGGTTTCATTCCAATGAATGGCGGGCATTGGCGTACTGGCCGTTCAAGGAAACCACTGCGGATCATAAAGAGAagatcaaaagagaaaaaaatgagctTGTTTGTCTGAAAGAGAAAGCTATTGCCAATGCTGCTGTCAAAGGAAAACTTTGGAACTCTTTGGGTTCAAAACAAGTCATACAAGACCAAGTTAATGTAAAATGATCCAACAAAATCTCAACTTGAATTTTACAGCATATAACTAAATGCCCGACATCTCCATCATATTACTGTTTTTACCTTATGCAGGTTATAGGTACC
This is a stretch of genomic DNA from Carya illinoinensis cultivar Pawnee chromosome 3, C.illinoinensisPawnee_v1, whole genome shotgun sequence. It encodes these proteins:
- the LOC122304649 gene encoding uncharacterized protein LOC122304649 — protein: MEELKIGVAKVPKVIETKGDNLQLEQDRTAKENQGPELEDSISNVVEEGRHITKKVDRFYVVKLWPPNLEARIGEAEKLIKKLNQDITEFARKLEDNTRNRKALISKLEWLKNEDRYFRKSVADKREKMDFLRLALDKLCFANNAYRVRPTKSRSPEGVLDIYVRMNA